The genomic window CTGTTTAGCTAATTCAATATTATTGATATAACCTCCTATTTTTCGGGGATAATTTTCTAAAGCTTGTTCTATTGCCTGGGCAAGCTTGGTGGGATGATCTGGTTCACACCATACAGCAGATAAAGGCAAATCTTTAAATAACATTAAAGGTGGTATCTCCGTAATGACTATAGGAGTTCCTGAAGCCATATACTGAAAAAATTTCACAGGATTTGTGAAATTAGCCGACTTACCGGAACAGTGGGGGTGAGCCAAAATATCCGCCGCTTGAAATAAACTTACTAATCGCTGGCGAGGTAGTATCCAGCCTAAAAATTTCACATTATCTATTTGTTTTTCTCTAGCTAGTTGTTCATAAGCTGTGACTTGTTCTTCTTTACCACCTGTGATGGCAAACTGAACGTGTGGCAATTCTTTGGCAGCATCAATCAATACATTAATTCCTTTAAAAGGATATAAAGCACCTGAGTAAACTACAAGATATTGCCGTTCATTTCCTAATAGCTGTTTACGCCATTCTTCAGCTTGTTCTGGTTGTCTAAGTAAAAATGATTGCTCAAAACCATTATGCAACCAGACAACTTTTTCTGGTGGCATACCTTTTTCAATTAGGCTTTGTCGAATAAGTTCTGATTGGGTGATAGCAATTTGAAAAAATGGGCTATTAACAATTTCTGGGTTAAATTTTTCTTCTTGAAAATAGTGCCGTTCATAGATTGTGGGAATATGATTTTTAACTGCTGCTTTGGCAAAGTTCCAATCTCTGGTATGGACAACTTTAGTATTAGGTAATAAATGAATTGGTAAATAGTAACGTGCCAATACTGTACTAGCAGAAGTGAACTTGCTTCCAACGCAATCAATTGGCCAAGGCATTGGTAAAGTAGCAATTTTTAATTTGTCTTGTACGTCGTAAAATTCTATAAACTTTTGATCGGGTTGTCTGAGGTGAAAAGGAGAAAATAACCCTAAAGGATTCCAAGCACCACGTTG from Nostoc sp. UHCC 0870 includes these protein-coding regions:
- a CDS encoding glycosyltransferase, with translation MKNKYIFFSRTISLKPDTAHEIHDVLCANAAANIGYSSVLVYPDSQRGAWNPLGLFSPFHLRQPDQKFIEFYDVQDKLKIATLPMPWPIDCVGSKFTSASTVLARYYLPIHLLPNTKVVHTRDWNFAKAAVKNHIPTIYERHYFQEEKFNPEIVNSPFFQIAITQSELIRQSLIEKGMPPEKVVWLHNGFEQSFLLRQPEQAEEWRKQLLGNERQYLVVYSGALYPFKGINVLIDAAKELPHVQFAITGGKEEQVTAYEQLAREKQIDNVKFLGWILPRQRLVSLFQAADILAHPHCSGKSANFTNPVKFFQYMASGTPIVITEIPPLMLFKDLPLSAVWCEPDHPTKLAQAIEQALENYPRKIGGYINNIELAKQFSWENRAEKILSYVDESLRPPVTV